In Blautia sp. SC05B48, a single genomic region encodes these proteins:
- a CDS encoding DUF3878 family protein gives MDTGNNTAEKTAPERYVSEKAFEELPDTFQKLAELLGEDQFELVAVNDEKGPQDQKAASESAFSEAIAEKSDDNIYKVDSYVKNGEIRLVYLMNDAVESFLVFGNARMTGVYKPDYEGEILADLSRQGREYILVVHQDDSVVTLFFETLSLEKYLYDYSRIGHFWIEGYEYLRQLEYRLAILRDKYDYIGGDSCNALEEKLSVLVEFPPLNYCCYPSVPEKYIVPRENPWIPSEKAIEVMGEIARQAGDRTFVRWLEIYRKLPFKWVARKLAGMLHRTKHIQVTMCLSEKLREASSRYGDRSFGKEADEEIKVLTEKASAKQAELKKQGIGSEVFREEPFTIARDSLGFKVYLMKWNKGRKDCTVEIEEI, from the coding sequence ATGGATACTGGAAATAATACTGCAGAAAAAACAGCACCGGAGAGATATGTCTCAGAGAAGGCATTTGAAGAGCTGCCAGATACATTTCAGAAGCTTGCAGAGCTGCTTGGAGAAGATCAGTTTGAACTGGTGGCAGTGAATGATGAGAAAGGCCCGCAGGATCAGAAAGCAGCTTCAGAGAGTGCTTTTTCGGAAGCAATTGCGGAAAAGTCCGATGACAATATATACAAAGTGGATTCTTATGTAAAAAACGGAGAAATCCGCCTTGTGTATCTTATGAATGATGCGGTAGAAAGCTTTCTTGTTTTTGGAAATGCCCGTATGACAGGTGTATACAAACCGGATTACGAGGGCGAGATCCTGGCAGATTTAAGCCGGCAGGGCAGAGAATATATCCTTGTGGTTCACCAGGATGATTCGGTGGTGACTTTGTTTTTTGAAACCCTGTCTCTGGAAAAATATCTCTACGATTACAGCCGGATCGGTCATTTCTGGATAGAAGGGTATGAATATTTACGGCAGCTGGAATATCGCCTGGCAATCCTCCGCGACAAATATGATTATATAGGCGGGGACAGCTGCAACGCTCTGGAGGAGAAGCTTTCTGTACTGGTGGAATTTCCGCCATTGAATTACTGCTGTTATCCGTCTGTTCCGGAAAAGTATATTGTTCCCAGGGAAAATCCGTGGATTCCCTCGGAAAAGGCAATTGAGGTAATGGGAGAGATCGCAAGGCAGGCAGGAGACCGTACCTTTGTCAGGTGGCTTGAAATTTACCGGAAACTTCCGTTTAAATGGGTAGCACGGAAACTGGCAGGAATGCTTCACCGTACAAAACACATTCAGGTAACGATGTGCCTTTCCGAAAAGCTGAGGGAAGCGTCATCAAGATATGGGGATCGGTCTTTTGGAAAAGAAGCTGACGAAGAAATTAAAGTTCTTACGGAAAAAGCCAGTGCAAAGCAGGCAGAGCTGAAAAAGCAGGGCATCGGATCCGAAGTATTCAGAGAAGAACCGTTTACCATTGCCAGAGATTCTCTGGGATTTAAGGTTTATCTCATGAAATGGAACAAAGGAAGAAAAGACTGTACCGTTGAAATTGAAGAAATATGA
- a CDS encoding GTP-binding protein, with protein sequence MIKIDLITGFLGSGKTTFIKKYASYLLKKGMNIGILENDFGAVNVDMMLLQDLMGDNCELEMVSGGCDADCHRRRFKTKLIAMGMCGYDRVIVEPSGIFDVDEFFDALHEEPLDKWYEIGNVIAIVDAKLAEDFSAEADYLLASEVADAGCVLLSRSQEATEEEIHSTKEHLNRALGQIQCKRRLDSEIMDKNWDDFTDEDLEKILNCRYVAEDYVKESYAEGGGFDSLFFMNVHKSEEELRETAEKILNDPSCGDVFRVKGFLKKEDGQWLELNATRHEICIRPAKLGQAIMIVIGEKLNKEVIDGYWK encoded by the coding sequence ATGATAAAGATCGATCTGATAACCGGATTTCTCGGATCCGGAAAGACAACATTTATAAAAAAATATGCCTCCTATCTTCTGAAAAAAGGCATGAACATCGGGATCCTGGAAAATGATTTCGGGGCAGTGAATGTGGATATGATGCTGCTTCAGGATCTGATGGGTGACAACTGTGAGTTGGAGATGGTTTCTGGCGGTTGTGATGCGGACTGTCACAGACGTCGATTTAAGACAAAACTGATCGCCATGGGAATGTGCGGTTATGACCGTGTGATCGTGGAACCATCCGGAATCTTTGATGTGGATGAGTTTTTTGACGCCCTCCATGAGGAACCACTGGATAAGTGGTATGAGATCGGAAATGTGATCGCTATTGTGGATGCCAAGCTTGCGGAGGATTTTTCTGCGGAAGCGGATTATCTGCTGGCTTCTGAGGTGGCAGATGCAGGTTGCGTACTTCTGAGCAGGAGTCAGGAAGCTACAGAGGAAGAGATCCACAGCACAAAGGAACATCTCAACCGTGCACTTGGTCAGATCCAGTGTAAGCGCCGTCTGGACAGCGAAATCATGGATAAAAACTGGGATGATTTTACAGACGAAGATTTGGAAAAGATCTTGAACTGCAGGTATGTGGCAGAAGATTATGTGAAAGAATCCTATGCAGAAGGCGGTGGATTTGATTCCCTGTTTTTTATGAATGTTCATAAGAGCGAAGAGGAACTTCGGGAAACAGCAGAAAAGATCTTGAACGACCCGTCCTGCGGAGATGTTTTCCGCGTAAAAGGTTTTCTTAAGAAAGAAGACGGACAGTGGCTGGAGCTGAATGCCACCCGCCATGAGATCTGCATCCGGCCAGCAAAGCTGGGACAGGCGATCATGATCGTTATTGGGGAGAAACTGAATAAAGAGGTAATTGATGGATACTGGAAATAA